The Glycine soja cultivar W05 chromosome 6, ASM419377v2, whole genome shotgun sequence genome has a window encoding:
- the LOC114417102 gene encoding protein LIGHT-DEPENDENT SHORT HYPOCOTYLS 10-like, which yields MSSSGSHGAEGSSSNIPIEYQQQQQQSPVTLSRYESQKRRDWNTFGQYLKNQRPPVPLSQCNCNQVLDFLRYLDQFGKTKVHLQGCMFYGQPEPPAPCTCPLRQAWGSLDALIGRLRAAYEENGGSPETNPFASGSIRVYLREVRECQAKARGIPYKKKKKTTKGNMEESSTSSSIHFS from the coding sequence ATGTCCAGCAGTGGTAGTCACGGTGCAGAAGGCTCATCAAGCAACATTCCCATAGAATATcagcagcagcaacagcagAGTCCAGTGACACTTAGCCGCTATGAGTCACAGAAGAGAAGGGACTGGAACACTTTTGGGCAATACTTGAAGAACCAGAGACCCCCAGTTCCTCTCTCTCAGTGCAATTGCAACCAGGTGCTTGATTTCCTCCGTTATCTGGACCAGTTTGGGAAGACCAAGGTTCACCTTCAAGGGTGCATGTTCTATGGGCAGCCGGAACCCCCGGCACCCTGCACCTGCCCTCTTAGGCAGGCCTGGGGGAGCCTCGACGCCCTCATAGGCAGACTTAGGGCTGCCTACGAGGAAAATGGAGGCTCCCCAGAGACTAACCCTTTTGCCAGCGGCTCCATCCGCGTCTACCTTAGGGAGGTCAGGGAGTGCCAGGCTAAGGCTAGAGGTATACcttacaagaagaaaaagaagaccaCAAAGGGAAATATGGAAGAATCTTCAACCTCCTCCTCCATCCACTTCTCTTGA